The following coding sequences lie in one Arthrobacter sp. SLBN-122 genomic window:
- a CDS encoding uroporphyrinogen-III synthase: MTQPSRRSGPHTPPSQPLLAGARVLVTRSPERSGALVEALGEAGASPVLLPLIDFERAADQHALDVACDALAAGAFDWLVVSSATTVHVLMEKAAERGLGLARLVPSTTRVAAIGPATQRLLESGGLAVALAPAGEQSAAGLLEVWPGGGRILLPQADIAAGTLAEGLAAAGGTVTAVTAYRTVDYPAAAERRLAVQPGDGDAGPQPPSYTLLTPQTAAADIAAGRMAAVIAASPSAVRRISALGPLAGCKLVAIGRSTAEQAAALGLEVAAVAAEPTPDGLVAAVAKALNPP, encoded by the coding sequence ATGACGCAGCCTTCCCGCAGATCCGGACCGCACACGCCACCCAGCCAACCCCTGCTGGCTGGGGCCCGGGTCCTGGTGACGCGCAGCCCGGAACGGTCCGGTGCCCTGGTGGAAGCCCTGGGAGAAGCCGGTGCTTCGCCGGTGCTGCTGCCGCTCATCGACTTTGAACGGGCCGCTGACCAGCACGCACTCGATGTTGCCTGCGACGCCCTGGCCGCGGGGGCCTTCGACTGGCTGGTGGTCAGCAGCGCAACCACGGTGCACGTCCTGATGGAAAAGGCCGCCGAGCGCGGGCTTGGCCTGGCCCGGTTGGTCCCGTCGACTACGCGGGTTGCCGCGATCGGTCCCGCGACGCAAAGGCTCCTGGAGTCCGGGGGATTGGCGGTGGCCCTTGCCCCGGCCGGCGAACAGTCGGCCGCCGGCCTCCTCGAGGTCTGGCCCGGTGGCGGCAGGATCCTGCTGCCGCAGGCAGACATCGCCGCCGGCACCCTGGCGGAGGGCCTCGCAGCCGCAGGCGGTACAGTCACCGCCGTTACTGCCTACCGCACCGTTGACTATCCGGCGGCAGCGGAGCGCAGGCTGGCCGTGCAGCCGGGAGACGGCGACGCCGGCCCGCAGCCGCCGTCGTACACCCTCCTGACGCCCCAAACCGCCGCCGCGGACATCGCTGCAGGGCGCATGGCGGCCGTGATCGCTGCCTCGCCGAGCGCCGTGCGCAGGATTTCCGCCCTTGGTCCGCTGGCCGGCTGCAAGCTGGTGGCCATTGGCCGTTCGACGGCGGAACAGGCAGCTGCCTTGGGCCTGGAGGTCGCCGCAGTGGCGGCCGAGCCTACACCGGACGGGCTGGTGGCAGCGGTTGCGAAGGCCCTCAACCCGCCCTGA
- the hemC gene encoding hydroxymethylbilane synthase, with the protein MTVRIGTRASKLALTQTQQTADQLAAVGGFPVELVHIRTDGDVLTGSLSQMGGTGVFVAALRDALLRNECDVAVHSLKDLPTGAAVGLSLAATPRRVDVRDVLCARDGLKLADLPAGARVGTGSPRRAAQLRAARIDLDIVDIRGNVDTRLGRVPGLPGNSTDQVVPGKSCDLDAVVLAAAGLERIGRLDAVSEYLETDVMLPAAGQGSLAIECRTADAPPKPGSAEGSREVLAQALSALDDPDTRLAVTAERALLARLEAGCAAPVGAYAYRKGSMLHLEAVVCAVDGTATVRDKRATDGLTEVGATLLGIELAEVLLAAGAADIADLQAS; encoded by the coding sequence GTGACCGTACGGATTGGCACCCGCGCCAGCAAGCTGGCGCTCACGCAGACCCAGCAGACCGCTGACCAGCTCGCCGCCGTGGGAGGTTTCCCGGTGGAGCTGGTGCACATCCGCACGGATGGTGATGTCCTCACCGGGTCGCTCTCCCAGATGGGCGGAACGGGCGTCTTCGTCGCGGCCCTGCGAGATGCGCTGCTGCGCAATGAGTGCGATGTCGCCGTCCATTCGCTGAAGGACCTGCCCACCGGGGCGGCGGTAGGACTCAGTCTCGCCGCCACACCGCGGCGGGTGGATGTCCGCGATGTCCTGTGCGCCCGGGACGGACTGAAACTGGCCGACCTGCCGGCCGGAGCCCGCGTTGGCACCGGATCGCCGCGGCGCGCAGCACAGTTGCGTGCCGCCCGCATCGACCTGGACATCGTGGACATCCGCGGCAACGTGGACACCCGCCTGGGCCGCGTCCCCGGCCTGCCCGGCAACTCGACCGACCAGGTGGTGCCCGGAAAGTCATGCGACCTGGACGCCGTGGTGCTTGCAGCCGCCGGCCTGGAGCGCATTGGCCGGCTGGACGCCGTCAGCGAGTACCTCGAAACCGACGTCATGCTGCCCGCGGCCGGACAGGGATCGCTGGCCATCGAGTGCCGTACCGCCGATGCGCCCCCAAAGCCCGGATCGGCCGAAGGCTCCCGCGAGGTCCTGGCCCAGGCCCTTTCCGCGCTGGATGACCCCGACACCCGCCTGGCCGTCACGGCGGAACGTGCCCTGCTGGCACGGCTTGAGGCAGGGTGCGCAGCTCCGGTGGGCGCCTACGCGTACCGGAAAGGCAGCATGCTGCACCTGGAAGCCGTGGTCTGCGCCGTCGATGGCACCGCCACGGTCCGGGATAAGCGGGCCACGGACGGGCTGACAGAAGTCGGCGCCACCCTGCTGGGCATCGAACTGGCCGAAGTACTGCTTGCTGCCGGGGCCGCCGACATCGCAGACCTGCAGGCATCCTGA
- a CDS encoding ferrochelatase: MNPLDPTLATAVNPVTEAGRMAPKNYDAVLLASFGGPEGQEDVIPFLRNVTRGRGIPDERLEEVSHHYRANGGISPINQQNRELKAALEAELAARGIELPVLWGNRNWAPYIPQTLQEAYDAGHRRVLMLTTSAYSCYSSCRQYREDIGMALTETGLDGRLEVDKVRQYFDHPGFVEPFVEGTAAGLADVRAKLADVGSPDAPIHILFATHSIPTRDAEAAGRSEGEPRAFEEGSAYVAQHLANAAAVIERVKDESGQTAPPWSLVYQSRSGAPHVPWLEPDINDAIEELAGQGVKGIVIVPLGFVSDHMEVVWDLDTEAMETCANLGLAATRVPTPGTHRKFVNGLVDLICERTVANNISDRPALTDLGPWYDVCRPGCCANFRGEKPTIAGADTTVGTGHDPYPSGDAAETVQP; the protein is encoded by the coding sequence ATGAACCCGCTCGACCCCACACTTGCCACTGCCGTCAACCCGGTCACCGAAGCCGGACGCATGGCGCCCAAGAACTACGACGCCGTCCTGCTCGCCTCTTTCGGCGGCCCGGAGGGCCAGGAGGACGTCATCCCGTTCCTCCGCAACGTCACCCGCGGCCGGGGGATCCCGGATGAGCGGCTTGAGGAAGTCTCGCACCACTACCGCGCCAACGGCGGTATCAGCCCCATCAACCAGCAGAACCGCGAGCTGAAGGCAGCGCTGGAAGCCGAACTGGCTGCCCGCGGCATCGAGCTGCCCGTGCTGTGGGGCAACCGGAACTGGGCGCCGTACATCCCCCAGACCCTGCAGGAAGCGTACGACGCCGGCCACCGCCGGGTGCTGATGCTCACCACGAGTGCCTACTCCTGCTACTCCAGCTGCCGCCAGTACCGCGAGGACATCGGCATGGCATTGACGGAGACCGGCCTGGACGGCCGGCTCGAAGTGGACAAGGTCCGCCAGTACTTCGACCACCCCGGTTTCGTTGAGCCCTTCGTCGAAGGAACTGCCGCCGGACTGGCCGATGTGCGCGCCAAGCTGGCCGACGTCGGAAGCCCGGACGCCCCCATCCACATCCTGTTCGCCACCCACTCCATTCCCACCCGCGACGCCGAGGCTGCAGGCCGGTCCGAGGGTGAGCCGCGTGCGTTTGAGGAAGGGTCCGCCTACGTGGCCCAGCACCTTGCCAACGCCGCAGCCGTCATTGAGCGGGTCAAGGATGAATCCGGCCAGACCGCGCCGCCCTGGTCCCTGGTGTACCAGTCCCGCTCGGGCGCCCCGCACGTGCCGTGGCTGGAGCCGGACATCAACGACGCCATCGAGGAACTGGCCGGGCAGGGTGTCAAGGGCATCGTCATCGTCCCCCTCGGCTTTGTCAGCGACCACATGGAAGTTGTCTGGGACCTGGACACCGAAGCCATGGAAACCTGCGCAAACCTCGGCCTTGCCGCAACCCGTGTCCCCACCCCGGGTACCCACCGGAAGTTCGTTAACGGCCTGGTGGACCTCATCTGCGAGCGGACGGTGGCCAACAACATCAGCGACCGGCCCGCCCTGACGGATCTTGGCCCCTGGTACGACGTCTGCCGCCCGGGCTGCTGCGCCAACTTCCGCGGCGAAAAGCCCACCATTGCAGGGGCCGACACCACGGTTGGTACCGGACACGACCCCTATCCGTCGGGGGATGCGGCCGAAACGGTCCAGCCGTGA
- the hemQ gene encoding hydrogen peroxide-dependent heme synthase produces MSHTSAESVTKTEESAEQFFTLWTVFKRSEPVVRSANAAADFEALLERLAAAGVTHRGSYDVSAMRADADVMVWLHGPKPEALQLAIRDIRRSTLFAGTEIVWSAMGVHREAEFAKNHTPAYSRGVAPAEWLCVYPFVRSYEWYILPEAERGKMLRDHGLLGRDFPQVISNTVSSFALGDWEWILGLEAPELVDLVDLMRHLRATEARNHVREEVPFYTGRRITAEEVAEVLA; encoded by the coding sequence ATGAGCCACACTTCTGCCGAATCTGTCACTAAAACCGAAGAATCAGCCGAGCAGTTCTTTACCCTCTGGACGGTATTCAAGCGGTCAGAGCCAGTGGTCCGCAGTGCGAATGCCGCCGCCGACTTCGAAGCCCTGCTGGAGCGGCTCGCCGCAGCCGGCGTCACCCACCGGGGTAGCTACGACGTCTCGGCCATGCGCGCCGATGCCGACGTCATGGTGTGGCTCCACGGCCCCAAGCCGGAGGCGCTGCAGCTGGCCATCCGCGACATCCGCCGCAGCACCCTCTTCGCCGGCACCGAGATCGTCTGGTCCGCCATGGGCGTCCACCGCGAGGCAGAGTTCGCCAAGAACCACACGCCCGCCTACTCGCGGGGCGTCGCTCCGGCCGAGTGGCTCTGTGTCTACCCGTTCGTGCGCTCCTATGAGTGGTACATCCTGCCCGAGGCCGAGCGCGGCAAGATGCTGCGCGATCACGGCCTGCTGGGCAGGGATTTCCCCCAGGTCATCTCCAACACCGTCTCGTCCTTCGCGCTGGGGGACTGGGAATGGATCCTCGGCCTGGAGGCACCCGAACTGGTTGACCTTGTGGACCTCATGCGCCACCTGCGCGCCACGGAGGCGCGCAATCACGTCCGTGAGGAAGTCCCGTTCTATACCGGACGCCGGATCACCGCCGAAGAAGTAGCAGAGGTGCTCGCATGA
- the hemG gene encoding protoporphyrinogen oxidase, translating into MGSSAAMPRTALVVGGGISGLLSARELAANGHEVTVLEAGAAWGGCVGSHTVAGLTLDSGAESFATRSDAVARLCAELGLGSKIVPPRPGGAWVQLPDGPRELPRTGVLGIPANPWDPEVRRTLGTLGSLRASLDRLLPASVGAGKDVTSVSALVRARMGSRVLERLVSPVVGGVHSADPGLLDVDMVAPGLRAAMRRHGSLAAAVSAQRRGGANRADAPTAGAGSQARAGQADKPANAGSAVAGLEGGMHILVEALVADLRDRGVTLLAGTAAASVSRTPDGWLVDAAGTIFRTALLVMAVDGPAAVGLLEHAVPQIAGKKPASGPDVKLVTLVLDKPELDRRPRGTGILVAPQTPGIEAKALTHATGKWDWLAAAAGRGRHVVRLSYGRVDGASARQPAGPETDGELFAAALRDASALLGAQITRDEVRGWDVVRWRGSLPFAAVGHQARAAAIRQACTAAGGLAVVGGWVAGNGLAAVVADTREQIGQLTDA; encoded by the coding sequence GTGGGCAGCTCAGCGGCCATGCCCCGTACGGCACTGGTGGTGGGCGGCGGGATTTCCGGGCTGCTCTCCGCCCGGGAACTCGCCGCGAACGGCCACGAGGTGACCGTCCTGGAGGCGGGCGCGGCGTGGGGCGGCTGTGTAGGCAGCCATACGGTTGCCGGGCTCACCCTGGACAGCGGTGCTGAGTCGTTCGCCACGCGGTCAGACGCCGTCGCCCGGCTCTGTGCCGAACTCGGCCTGGGCAGCAAGATTGTTCCTCCCCGTCCCGGTGGTGCATGGGTGCAGCTTCCGGACGGCCCCCGCGAATTGCCCAGGACCGGTGTACTGGGCATCCCCGCCAACCCTTGGGACCCTGAGGTCCGCCGCACCCTGGGCACCCTGGGTTCACTGCGGGCTTCCCTGGACCGGCTGCTGCCCGCTTCCGTAGGAGCCGGCAAGGACGTCACCAGCGTCTCCGCCCTGGTGCGGGCCCGGATGGGTTCGCGGGTGCTGGAACGCCTGGTCTCGCCCGTGGTGGGCGGCGTCCATTCCGCGGATCCCGGCCTGCTCGACGTCGACATGGTGGCTCCCGGCCTGCGGGCCGCAATGCGTCGGCACGGTTCGCTCGCTGCCGCCGTTTCAGCCCAGCGGCGCGGTGGAGCAAACAGGGCCGATGCACCGACCGCGGGCGCCGGCAGCCAGGCCCGGGCGGGGCAGGCGGACAAACCTGCCAACGCCGGCTCCGCCGTCGCGGGCCTCGAGGGCGGGATGCACATCCTCGTGGAGGCGCTGGTGGCGGATCTCCGCGACCGGGGCGTGACACTTCTGGCGGGCACCGCCGCGGCATCGGTGTCCCGCACCCCGGATGGCTGGCTGGTCGACGCCGCAGGGACAATCTTCCGCACCGCCCTGCTGGTCATGGCCGTGGACGGCCCGGCCGCCGTCGGACTGCTGGAACATGCTGTCCCCCAGATCGCGGGCAAGAAGCCTGCGTCCGGACCCGACGTCAAGCTGGTCACGCTGGTCCTGGACAAGCCGGAGCTGGACCGGCGGCCCCGGGGAACAGGAATCCTGGTGGCCCCGCAAACGCCCGGCATCGAAGCAAAGGCACTGACCCATGCCACGGGCAAATGGGATTGGCTGGCGGCTGCTGCCGGCCGGGGACGCCACGTGGTGCGGCTGTCCTATGGCCGGGTAGACGGCGCTTCCGCCCGGCAACCGGCCGGGCCGGAAACCGATGGCGAGCTTTTCGCTGCCGCCCTGCGCGACGCTTCCGCCCTCCTGGGCGCCCAGATAACCCGGGACGAGGTACGGGGCTGGGACGTGGTGCGGTGGCGCGGATCCCTGCCATTCGCCGCCGTGGGGCACCAAGCGCGGGCAGCGGCGATCCGCCAGGCGTGCACTGCCGCCGGTGGTCTGGCGGTGGTGGGCGGCTGGGTGGCCGGAAACGGCCTGGCCGCCGTGGTTGCCGACACGCGTGAGCAAATCGGCCAATTGACGGACGCCTGA
- the hemE gene encoding uroporphyrinogen decarboxylase yields the protein MTPSPAVSAAGVLSADHPLMDGRTADSPLITAYRGGKPSRRPVWFMRQAGRSLPEYLKVREGIAMLDSCLRPELASEITLQPVRRHDVDAGIFFSDIVIPLKLAGVGVDIVPGVGPVLDRPVRTAADVAALPQLTWEALEPIREAVRLTVAELGKTPLIGFAGAPFTLAAYMVEGKPSRDHLGPRTMMHADPETWNALANWAADASGMFLQAQLEAGASAAQLFDSWAGSLGLADYTKYVAPASARALDHVRHLRAPLIHFGTGTSELLVAMRDVGVDVVGVDYRLPLDEANRRLGGTVPLQGNIDPALLSAPWEILEAHVREVIAAGSAAPGHVLNLGHGVPPETNPDVLTRVVELIHSISPE from the coding sequence ATGACTCCTAGCCCTGCCGTCTCCGCTGCCGGCGTCCTTTCCGCAGACCATCCGCTGATGGACGGCCGTACAGCGGATTCACCGCTGATCACGGCCTACCGCGGGGGAAAGCCGTCCCGCCGCCCCGTCTGGTTCATGCGGCAGGCAGGCCGGTCGCTGCCGGAATACCTCAAGGTGCGCGAGGGCATCGCCATGCTGGACTCCTGCCTCCGGCCGGAGCTGGCCTCAGAGATCACGCTCCAACCCGTCCGCCGCCACGACGTGGACGCCGGCATCTTCTTCTCGGACATCGTGATCCCGCTCAAGCTCGCCGGGGTGGGAGTGGACATCGTTCCCGGCGTGGGCCCGGTCCTCGACAGGCCCGTGCGGACCGCGGCAGACGTTGCCGCGCTGCCCCAGCTCACCTGGGAAGCACTGGAGCCCATCCGCGAAGCCGTCCGCTTGACCGTGGCGGAGCTGGGCAAGACGCCGTTGATCGGTTTCGCCGGCGCGCCGTTCACCCTGGCCGCCTACATGGTGGAAGGGAAACCCTCCCGCGACCACCTCGGCCCGCGGACCATGATGCACGCCGATCCGGAAACCTGGAACGCGCTGGCCAACTGGGCTGCCGACGCCTCCGGCATGTTCCTCCAGGCGCAGCTGGAGGCCGGTGCCTCCGCCGCCCAGCTCTTCGACTCCTGGGCGGGTTCGCTAGGACTGGCCGATTACACCAAGTACGTAGCGCCGGCGTCGGCCCGTGCCTTGGACCATGTGCGCCACCTCAGGGCTCCGCTGATCCACTTCGGCACCGGTACCTCCGAACTCCTCGTTGCCATGCGCGACGTGGGCGTGGACGTGGTGGGCGTGGACTACCGGCTGCCGCTCGATGAGGCCAACCGGCGGCTGGGCGGAACTGTGCCGCTGCAGGGAAACATCGATCCCGCACTGCTGTCAGCCCCCTGGGAAATCCTTGAGGCCCACGTCCGTGAGGTCATCGCGGCCGGCTCCGCAGCTCCCGGCCACGTCCTGAACCTGGGGCACGGTGTACCGCCCGAAACCAACCCGGACGTCCTGACCCGGGTGGTGGAGCTGATCCACTCCATCTCGCCGGAGTAA
- a CDS encoding glutamyl-tRNA reductase, whose amino-acid sequence MVLFSLVATHADIDLETVAQLSNGSSGIAASALTESPAVAGAVVLATCNRYEIYGEAANSSDVEAARSALVARISEASGLAEPLVSRSFSTRTGPEVTQHLFAVSAGLDSAVVGEREIAGQVRRALITAQHDGTASAGLVRLFQAASKTAKDVGAQTALGSRGLSIVSVALDLATDLSENPDWAAKKVVLFGTGAYAGATMALLRERGCTDISVYSSSGRAEGFVASRGGTALDVDSLRSAVAAADVMIGCSGSDTRVEADELAEVRTGSPQPLIAIDLALTHDFDPAVGELDGVELLTLESVRLAAPQEQAESLAQASGIVKGAAKAFEQEREARSVDSAIVALRRHTMNVLDAEMEKVRARHGCTAAAEEVEFALRRMVKQLLHVPTVRARELAANGQQDDYVAALEALYGITVEQPGTAAPAAVEAECPVDHQGRETA is encoded by the coding sequence GTGGTTCTTTTCTCATTGGTGGCTACACACGCCGACATCGATCTTGAAACCGTTGCTCAGTTGAGCAACGGTTCCTCCGGGATTGCCGCATCCGCCCTCACCGAATCGCCCGCCGTCGCAGGGGCAGTGGTCCTGGCCACCTGCAACCGCTACGAAATTTACGGTGAAGCCGCCAACTCCAGCGACGTCGAAGCTGCCCGGTCAGCACTCGTGGCCCGGATCAGCGAGGCCAGCGGGCTGGCCGAACCCCTCGTCTCGCGTTCCTTCAGCACGCGCACCGGCCCCGAGGTGACCCAGCACCTGTTCGCCGTCAGCGCTGGACTTGACTCCGCCGTCGTCGGGGAACGCGAAATTGCCGGGCAGGTGCGGCGTGCGCTGATTACCGCCCAGCACGACGGCACCGCCAGCGCCGGCCTGGTCCGGCTTTTCCAGGCCGCCTCCAAGACCGCCAAGGACGTGGGCGCACAGACAGCCCTCGGTTCCCGCGGCCTCTCCATCGTCTCCGTGGCACTGGACCTGGCCACCGATCTTTCCGAGAACCCCGACTGGGCAGCCAAGAAGGTTGTGCTGTTCGGAACCGGCGCCTACGCCGGGGCCACCATGGCGCTGCTGCGCGAACGCGGCTGCACCGACATTTCCGTGTACTCCTCCTCCGGCCGGGCCGAAGGATTCGTCGCCTCCCGCGGCGGCACCGCCCTGGACGTGGATTCACTGCGGTCGGCCGTGGCAGCTGCCGATGTGATGATCGGCTGCAGCGGATCGGACACCCGGGTTGAAGCCGATGAGCTGGCCGAGGTGCGGACAGGTTCACCGCAGCCCCTGATCGCCATCGACCTTGCCCTCACCCACGACTTCGACCCCGCTGTCGGCGAGCTGGACGGAGTGGAGCTGCTCACCCTGGAGTCAGTGCGCCTTGCCGCGCCGCAGGAACAGGCGGAATCCCTGGCCCAGGCCAGCGGCATCGTAAAGGGTGCTGCCAAGGCGTTCGAGCAGGAGCGGGAAGCCCGGTCCGTCGATTCAGCCATCGTTGCCCTGCGGCGGCACACCATGAATGTCCTGGACGCGGAGATGGAAAAGGTCCGCGCCCGCCACGGCTGTACCGCCGCCGCTGAGGAAGTCGAGTTCGCGCTCCGCCGCATGGTCAAGCAGCTGCTGCACGTTCCCACGGTCCGCGCCCGTGAACTCGCCGCCAACGGCCAGCAGGACGATTACGTTGCCGCGCTGGAGGCCCTTTACGGCATTACCGTCGAACAGCCCGGCACCGCCGCCCCTGCCGCCGTCGAGGCCGAATGCCCGGTGGACCACCAGGGCCGCGAAACCGCCTGA
- the moeB gene encoding molybdopterin-synthase adenylyltransferase MoeB, producing MASSFTANSSTLSLDPLVEPAAALTADEVERYSRHLIIPEIGALGQRRLKNARALVIGAGGLGAPALLYLAAAGVGTIGIVDDDVVDLSNLQRQVIHGVSDVGRPKIESARDAIAELNPLVDVRLHNLRLDSSNALELFNGYDLILDGADNFATRYLVNDAAAILGKPYVWGSIFRFDGQVSVFWEKHGPTYRDLYPEAPPAGSVPSCGEGGVFGMLCAAVGSLMVTEAVKLITGVGRSLLGRVALFDALGGSWREIRVSKDPAAEPITKLTDYEAFCGIPPTAEADTEHTVTATQLATMLASRKAGLKDFELVDVREAGEYDIVRIDGAKLIPQGRILAGEAWDELPQDRDIVFHCKAGTRSANVLAAARQAGYQRVSHLDGGILAWVRDVEPDKPVY from the coding sequence ATGGCTTCGTCTTTCACCGCAAATTCTTCAACCCTTTCGCTGGATCCGCTGGTGGAACCGGCTGCCGCGCTTACCGCTGATGAGGTGGAGCGTTACTCCCGGCACTTGATCATTCCCGAGATCGGTGCCCTGGGCCAGCGGCGTCTCAAGAACGCCAGGGCGCTGGTGATCGGTGCCGGCGGCCTGGGCGCGCCGGCCTTGCTGTACCTGGCTGCGGCGGGCGTTGGCACCATTGGAATCGTTGACGACGACGTGGTGGACCTGAGCAACCTGCAGCGCCAGGTGATCCACGGCGTCAGCGACGTGGGCCGGCCCAAAATCGAGTCTGCGCGCGATGCCATCGCGGAGCTGAATCCGCTGGTGGATGTCCGGCTGCACAACCTGCGCCTGGATTCGTCCAACGCCCTGGAGCTGTTCAACGGGTACGACCTCATTCTTGACGGGGCCGACAACTTTGCCACCCGGTACCTGGTGAACGACGCCGCCGCCATCCTGGGCAAGCCTTACGTATGGGGTTCCATCTTCCGGTTCGACGGCCAGGTCAGCGTGTTCTGGGAGAAACACGGCCCCACCTACCGCGACCTGTATCCGGAGGCTCCGCCTGCCGGTTCCGTGCCTTCCTGCGGCGAGGGCGGGGTGTTCGGCATGCTTTGCGCTGCCGTGGGATCGCTCATGGTGACCGAGGCAGTGAAGCTGATCACCGGCGTCGGACGTTCCCTGCTGGGCCGCGTGGCACTGTTTGACGCCCTGGGCGGGAGCTGGCGCGAGATCCGTGTGTCGAAGGACCCCGCGGCGGAACCCATCACGAAGCTCACCGACTATGAGGCCTTCTGCGGCATCCCGCCCACAGCCGAGGCGGATACGGAACATACTGTTACCGCCACGCAGCTGGCCACCATGCTGGCGTCGCGGAAAGCCGGGCTCAAGGACTTCGAACTGGTGGACGTCCGCGAGGCCGGGGAGTACGACATCGTCCGAATCGACGGGGCCAAACTGATCCCGCAGGGACGGATCCTCGCCGGCGAGGCGTGGGACGAACTGCCGCAGGACCGGGACATCGTGTTCCACTGCAAGGCCGGAACCCGGTCCGCGAACGTGCTGGCGGCAGCACGGCAGGCGGGCTACCAGCGGGTCAGCCACCTCGACGGCGGGATCCTGGCCTGGGTGCGCGACGTGGAACCCGATAAGCCTGTCTACTGA
- a CDS encoding TetR/AcrR family transcriptional regulator: MVPEARADRPPAAEPQTASRPAGHRSARLPRDERRAQLLAAAQEVFVANGYHGAAMDEIAETAHVSKPVLYQHFPSKRDLYLALLESHLASLTELMLGALNSTTDNDERVQAVMRAYFHFIANDDQAHRLVFESDLINDPDVSSRLETFNRTFADAIARVIAEDTKLPHLEAELLGRGLAGMAQVSARYWLETDGNLDLNVASDLIYRLAWRGISRFPKES, from the coding sequence GTGGTCCCTGAAGCACGGGCTGACCGCCCGCCCGCCGCCGAACCGCAAACTGCCTCCCGCCCCGCAGGCCATCGGTCCGCCCGGCTGCCCCGGGATGAGCGCCGCGCACAGCTGCTGGCGGCAGCCCAGGAGGTGTTCGTGGCCAACGGCTACCACGGCGCGGCCATGGATGAAATTGCAGAGACCGCGCACGTCAGCAAACCAGTGCTGTACCAGCACTTCCCCTCCAAGCGCGACCTTTACCTCGCACTGCTGGAAAGCCATCTGGCGTCCCTGACCGAGCTGATGCTGGGTGCCCTGAATTCCACCACGGACAACGATGAACGCGTCCAGGCCGTCATGCGCGCCTACTTCCACTTCATCGCCAATGACGACCAGGCCCACCGCCTGGTGTTCGAGTCCGACCTGATCAACGACCCCGATGTCAGTTCCAGGCTGGAAACCTTCAACCGGACCTTCGCCGACGCCATCGCCCGGGTCATTGCCGAGGACACCAAGCTCCCCCACCTCGAAGCCGAACTCCTGGGCCGCGGACTGGCGGGAATGGCGCAGGTCAGCGCCCGGTACTGGCTGGAAACGGACGGCAACCTGGACCTCAACGTGGCCAGTGACCTCATCTACCGTTTAGCTTGGCGCGGAATCTCTCGCTTCCCCAAAGAGTCCTAG
- a CDS encoding DUF3107 domain-containing protein — protein sequence MEIKIGVQNVGREIVLESTQDAETVAKVVGEAINGGSELRLKDDKGRVIIVPGNALAYVEIGAEEVRRVGFGQF from the coding sequence TTGGAAATTAAGATCGGCGTTCAAAACGTTGGCCGCGAGATCGTGCTGGAATCGACCCAGGACGCGGAGACTGTGGCCAAGGTTGTTGGTGAAGCCATCAATGGCGGCAGCGAACTGCGGCTGAAGGATGACAAAGGACGCGTGATCATCGTTCCGGGCAACGCACTGGCGTATGTGGAGATCGGCGCCGAAGAGGTTCGGCGCGTCGGGTTCGGACAGTTCTAG
- a CDS encoding thiazole synthase, with translation MTETSTINPAGSAGTADALVIDGVALGSRLIMGTGGAPSLDGLGAALLASGTALTTVAMRRYSTAETGSLFQLLVDHGIRVLPNTAGCFTARDAVLTAELAREALETDWVKLEVIADEQTLLPDAVELVEATEQLVNRGFKVFAYTNDDPVLALRLENLGATAVMPLGAPIGTGLGILNPHNIELIVSRASVPVVLDAGIGTASDAALAMELGCDAVLLATAVTRAQNPALMGEAFKHAVIAGRMAGAAGRIPRREHALASSAMEGRAEFL, from the coding sequence ATGACCGAAACCAGCACCATCAACCCCGCAGGAAGTGCCGGTACCGCTGACGCTCTGGTGATCGACGGCGTCGCCCTCGGATCCAGGCTCATCATGGGCACCGGGGGAGCTCCCAGCCTCGACGGCCTGGGCGCAGCGCTCCTGGCCTCCGGCACCGCGTTGACCACCGTAGCCATGCGGCGCTACTCCACGGCGGAAACAGGCTCGCTCTTCCAGCTGCTGGTGGACCACGGGATCCGGGTCCTGCCCAACACGGCCGGCTGCTTCACGGCCAGGGATGCGGTCCTCACCGCGGAACTGGCCCGGGAGGCGCTGGAGACCGACTGGGTCAAACTGGAGGTCATCGCGGACGAACAAACCCTCCTGCCGGACGCCGTGGAACTCGTCGAGGCCACCGAGCAGCTCGTGAACCGCGGCTTCAAGGTCTTTGCCTACACCAATGACGATCCCGTGCTGGCGCTGCGGCTGGAGAACCTTGGCGCCACCGCCGTCATGCCGCTGGGCGCCCCGATCGGCACCGGCCTGGGGATCCTGAACCCGCACAACATCGAACTCATCGTTTCCCGGGCCTCCGTTCCTGTGGTCCTGGACGCCGGCATCGGCACGGCGTCCGACGCAGCCCTTGCCATGGAGCTGGGCTGCGACGCCGTGCTGCTGGCCACGGCCGTGACCCGGGCCCAGAACCCGGCGCTCATGGGCGAGGCCTTCAAGCATGCGGTGATCGCCGGCAGGATGGCCGGGGCGGCCGGGCGCATCCCGCGCCGGGAGCACGCCCTCGCGTCGTCGGCAATGGAGGGCCGGGCGGAGTTCCTCTAA